From the genome of Candidatus Tectomicrobia bacterium:
CTGGACGACGGCCAACTCGTGGATTTCGGCACGCACGAAATGCTCATGGCGCGGGGCGGGCTCTACCGGAAGCTCCATGAGATGCAGTTCGCCCCGGGCGCGCCGGAGGACCTCCGCCCCGAGGAGCCGCTCCCCCTGCTCCGCGGGCCGGGCGGAGCGGCATGAGGCAGGAGGCACTCCGGGACGCCCCGCCCGCGCGGGGGGACGAGGCCCGGCCCCTCTCCATCCTGCAGATCATGACCTGCCGGGGATGGAGCTCGGACGCCTGGGCAGCCACCTCGCTCACCATCGGCCTTCAGGAGATCGGCCACCGCGTCATGCTCCTCTGCCGCGGCGTGGAGCGCGGCCGGGCCCTGGCCGCGCGCGCCCGGGGAGAGGGGGTGCGGGAGGTGGGCTTCATCGAGGCGAGCAACAACTTCCGCCTGGACAGCTACCTGCGCGACCTGGCCCTGCTCAGGCGGCTGGCCCGCGAGCACGGGGTGGACGCGGTCCATGTCCACCGGGGGGTGGAGCACTGGCTGGCGGCGGCGGCCTGGCCGGGGCGGAGCGGGCCCGTCCTCGTCCGCAGCCGCCACATCATGCGGCCGGTGCGGGGGCATCTCTTCAACCGGTGGCTCTACGCGCGGGGAACGGACCGCGTGGTGGCCGTCTCGGAGCGCATCCGGCGGGGGTACGTGGACGGTGCGGGATTCTCTCCCGCGCGCTTCCGCACCGTGATGGGGGGCGGAGACGCCTCGGCCTTCGATCCGGAGGCCAGGGGGGAGCGCTTCCGGCAGGCGTGGGGCATTCCGCCTGGGGCCTGGGTGGTGGGCGCGGCGGGGAGCGTGCGGCTCTGGCTGAAGGGCCAGGATGTGCTCCTGCGTGCGGCGGCCCGCATGGACGGGGATGACCCCCCCTGGGTGGTGGTCGTGGGCCAGGGGGAGGACCTGGGGGCCCTCAAGGGGCTGGCGGAGGAGCTCGGCATCGCCGGGCGGACGGTCTTCCCCGGCTTCCTCGACTCGATGAGGGAGGCGTTCGCGGCCTGCGACGCGCTGGCCTTCCCGTCGCGCAGATCCGAGGGGACGAGCCGGGTGCTCTTCGATTATCTTTCCGCGGGGCGGCCGGTCGCGGCCAGCCGCGTGGGGTGCGTGGAGGAGATCGTGAGGGAAGGGAAGGAGGGCCTGCTCGTCCCCCCCGGGGACGAGGCGGCGCTGGCCGGGGCGCTCGATCGGCTCAGGCGCGACCCCGGGGCCGCGCGCGCGATGGGGGCCTCGGGGCGCCGGCGGGCCGAGGAGGAGTTCGACCGCCGGGTGGTGGCCCGCCGTATTGTGGATATCTACCGGGAGGCGCTGCGCGAGCGCCGGGGGGCGTCCGCGTGACGGACTTCATCCTCGGCATCAACGACTCCCACCTGGCCACGGCCTGCCTCCTCCGGGACGGCGAGGTGGCCGCCTGCATGAGCGAGGAGCGCTTCACCCGCCGGAAGAACGAGGGGGCGTATCCCCGCCGCGCCGTCGAGGGCGTCCTGGCCCAGGCCGGGCTGAGGGGGGAGGACCTCTCCGCCGTCGCCCTCGCCGGGCACGAGGCGATGGGTGCGGAATGGTTCGACCTCGTGACGCGCGACGACGGCTACATCGACGAGTACCTGGGCATCAAGAAGATGAGCGCCCTGCGCCGGAAGGTGCGGCGGGTGGGGAAGAAGCTCAACCTGGCCTCCGACTCCCCGGGGAAGACCCTCATCTCGAACAGCCAGCGCTTCCAGCAGATCGTGGACCACCTGGGCGTCTCGAAGTCCAAGATCCACATCGTCGAGCACCACATGGCCCACGCGGCGGCCGCCTTCTACGGCTCGCCCTTCGCCGGCGGGAGGCCCCGCCGGGCGGCGGTTCTCACCAACGACGCCTCGGGCGACGGGGTCTGCGCCACCTGGAACACCGCCGGGCCCGAGGGCATCCGGCGCCTCTCCGCCTCCCCCAGCTCGGCCGGATCGCTCGGGAGCTTCTACAGCCTGATCACGCTCTTCCTGGGGATGCGCCAGCTCGAGCACGAGTACAAGGTGATGGGGCTGGCGCCCTACGCCCCGGACTACGGCAAGAAGAAGTCCTACGAAGTGATGTCCAAGATGATCGAATTCGACCCCTCCGACCCGCCCCGCTTCCGCTGGAAGGTGCGGCGGGAGCGCTTCCGCTTCCTGATGGAGAACCTCGCCCGGCACCGCTTCGATTGGGTGGCGGCGGCGGGCCAGGACCTCCTGGAGGAGATGCTCGTCGAGTGGACGCGCGCGGGCGTCGCGGCGGCGGGGGAGGGCCGGGTGGCGCTGAGCGGCGGCGTCTTCATGAACGTGAAGGCCAACCAGCGCATCGCGGCGCTCGAGGAGATACGGGAGCTGTTCGTCCTGCCGAGCTGCGGGGACGAGTCGAACGCCATCGGCGCGGCCTATTGGCTCCACGCCCAGAACCCGAAGGCCTCCCGGCGCTGCCAGCCGCTGGGCCCGCTCTACCTGGGCCGGGATATCCTCGAGAACGAGGCATGCGAGGCCATCGAGAGCATCGGGGTGGCTAGGAGGCACGTGGTACGCCGCTTCGAGGACATCGAGGGCGAGGTGGCCCGGCTCCTCTCCAATGGGGAGGTGGTGGCCCGGGTGAAGGGGCGCGAGGAGTTCGGCGCGCGGGCGCTCGGCAACCGCTCCATCCTGGCCAACCCGAGCGACATCCGCGTGGTGGCCCGCATCAACAAGATGATCAAGAGCCGGGACTTCTGGATGCCCTTCGCGCCCACCATCCTGGCCGAGCGGGCGGGGGATTACATTGTCAACCCCAAGGGCCTGTGCTCGCCCTACATGATGCTGACCTTCGACAGCACCCCGCGCGGGCGGGAGGACCTCATGGCCGCCTGCCACGCCTACGACGGCACCCTGAGGCCCCAGATCCTGGAGGCCTCTTGCAACCCCGACTACCACCGCCTCATCTCCCAGTTCGAGCGGCTGACGGGGATTGGGGGCGTCCTCAATACCTCCTACAACCTCCACGGCGAGCCCATCGTATCGAGCCCGGAGGACGCCATCCGCACCTTCGAGACCTCGGGCCTCTCCCACCTCGCCCTCGGCCAGCACCTCATCTCCAAGCGGACGGCCGATCACTTCTAGCCGCCCGCCCGGAGGAGCCGCCGTGAAGATCGCCCTCGTCCGCTCCGCCGTCCACCGCCACGGCGGAGTGGAGCGCTACGTGTGGCTCCTCGCGCGGGAGCTGGCGGGGCGCGGCCACGAGGTGCACCTCATCGCGCGGCGGTGCCCCGAGCTGCCCCATCCCTCGGTGCGCTTTCACCCAGTCCAGGTCCGGGGAATCTTCTCGTTCCAGAAGGTGCTGAGCTTCGCCCGGGGCGCGCAGGCGGCCCTGGCGCGAGAGGCCTTCGACGTCGTCCACTCCTGCGACCGCATCTTCTCCTGCGACATCTACCGGGCGGGGGAGGGGGTCCACCGCGAGTGGCTGGAGGTCTCGGCCCGCCACCTGCCCCCCTGGAAGCGCCTGCCCAGGCGCCTCGACCCCCTGCACGCCGTCCTCTGCCGGATCGAGCGGCGCCTCATGGCGGAGGGCGGGGCCCGGCGCGTGACGGCCATCAGCAAGCGGGGGGCGGAAGAGATCCGGCGCCACTTCGGCCTGAAGGACGTGCCCGTCATCTACAACGGGGTGGATCCCGAAGAGTTCGCGCCGCCCCGCGCAGGGGAGCGCGAGGCCATCCGCCGCCGCATCGGGGTTCCCGGGGGCGCCTGGGCCGTGCTCTACGTGGGGAGCGGCTTCTTCCGCAAGGGGCTGCGCCATCTCATCGCCGGCTTCGCGCGCGTGGAGGAGAAGGACTCCCTCCTCCTCGTCTCCGGGCGCGGCACGATCGGCCCTTACCGCCGCCTGGCGGAGCGGCTCGGCGCGGCGGAGCGCGTGCGCTTCCTGGGGATGGAGGTGCCGGCGCCCCAGCTCTACCGGGCGGCGGACGCCTTCGTCTTTCCCACTCTCTACGAGCCCTTCGGGAACGTCTGCCTCGAGGCCCTGGCCTGCGGGCTTCCCTGCGTCCTCTCCTCGATGAGCGGGGGGGCCGAGATCGTGACGGACGGGGTGGACGGGCTGGCGCTGAGGGAGCCTACGGACCCGGAGGAGATCGCCCGCCTCATCCGCCGCACCCGCGAGCCCGGCTTGGCGGGGGCCATGGGCCGGGCGGCGCGCGCGCTGGCGCTGCGCTTCTCCGTCGGGGCGAACGCGGACGCGACCGAGGCGCTCTACCGGGAGGTCGCCGCCGGGAAGGCCGCCCCCCGCGCGGAGGCCCGGTGAGGCTCTTGGTCGGCGCTCCGGCCTATCCGCCCGGGGTGGGAGGGGTCCAGACGCTCTCGGCGCGGCTGGCGGGCGCCCTGGCCGGGAGGGGGCACGAGGTGAGCGTCCTCGCCCGGGGGAGAGAGCCCGATCCCCACATCGATGCCGAGACCGCCCCCGCCCGTGTCCGCCGCGTCGGCTGGAAGCCGCTGCTCTGGCCCGCCTTCGTGGGCCGGGCGCTGGCGGAGCGGCCCGACGCGATGCTCCTCACCCACCGGGCGGACTTCCTCCGGCCCGCCCTCCTGCTCCGCCGGCTGGCGGGCCTGCCCCTGGCCGTGGTGGTCCACGGCAACGAGGTGTACGGTTCCCCCCGCCGCGAAGCCCTCGTGGCCGCTCTCGGGGAGGCCGATGCGATCATCGCGGTGAGCCGCTACGCGCGTGAGCGGCTGGTCGCGATGGGCCTGCCCGAAGGGAAGACCCACGCCATCCCGAACGGGGTGCACGTGGAGGGCTTCGACCCGCCCGGGGCGGGGGAGACCGTCCGCGAGCGGCTGGGCCTGGAGGGGAGGCGGGTGATCCTCTCGGTGGGCCGTCTGGCGCGGGTCAAGGGCTTCGACGGCGTGATCCGGGCGCTCCCCCGGGTGGCGGATCGCTTTCCGGATGTCGTTTATCTCGTGGCGGGGAGGGGCCCGGAGGAGGGAGCCCTGCGCCGCCTGGCGCGGGATCTAGGCGTGGCGGAGCGGGTGAGGTTCCTGGGGGAGATCTCCTCCGGCGAGTTGGGGCGGGGAGAGCACGCTTACTATCAGGCCTGCGACCTCTTCGCGATGCCGGGGCGAGAGGACCGGGCGGAGGGCGCGGTCGAGGCGTTCGGAATCGCCTACCTCGAGGCCGGGGCTTGCGCGAAGCCCGTCATCGGGGGCCTGGCCGGTGGGGCGCGGGAGGCCGTGGCCGAGGGCGAATCGGGCCTCCTGGCCGACCCGGACCGGCCCGAGGCGGTGGCGGAGGCGGTCCTTCGCTTGCTGGCCTCGCCGGAGCTCGCGCGGCGTCTGGGGGAGAACGGCCGGCGGCGGGCCGAGGCGAGGACGTGGAGCCGGGTGGCCGGGGAGTACGAGGCTGTCCTGCAGGGGATCGCGCTCCGGCGGGAGCCTGTCGCCCGTCCGCGCTAGCTGGTATAAGGGCCGCGTGATGACACGGACCGCGCACGGGACTTCAGCTTTGATGGCTGGGCGGAGGTTTTGGGAGGAGCTGCGCGGGCGGCTGGAGGCGCGCACCCCCCTCTCCCGGGCGGCTTTCATCTGCATGATCGGCTTCGTCCTCTTCTCCCCCTTCTCCATCTCGGTGGCGCAGCTTTTCGGATACGCCGGCGCCGTTGCCTGGCTGGCCTCGGTCAACTTCGAGCCCAACATCTTCCGCAACCGGTTCCCCCTGTTCTGGCCGTGGCTGGTCTTCGCGTTCCTCACCCTGGCGAGCGCGGCCACGGCGGAAGGCCACTGGAAGAGCCTCTGGGACGCCCGCAAGCTGTTCCAGATCTTCCTCTTCTACTTCGCCGTCAACGTCGTGCGGGACGAGTGGGAGGCGGACCGCCTGGCGAGGGCGCTGTTCCTCTCGGCCGCCGCCGCCTCGGCCTGGACCCTCGCGGCTTCCCTGGCCGGGCCCCTGAGCCTCGCCCGCCGGATGTCGGGCTTCTTCAGCATCTACATGACGCTGGGAGGCTACCTGATGGTGGCCGGGACGGCGGCGCTGGCCTATCTCTTCGTGTTCGGCCGGGACCGGCGGGCGTGGTGGGTTTATCCGGCCGCCGCGCTCATGGGGGCGGCGCTGCTGGGCACCCTCAGCCGCAACGCGTGGATCGGGCTCGCTGTGGCGGTCGCGGCGCTCGCGCTGGCGGGCCGGAGCTGGAAGGTGCTCGCCGCCGCCGCCGCCGTCGCCGCCCTCGCCTGGGTCGTGGCCCCCGATTCGCTCCGGAGCCGCGTCCTCAGTCTCGCCGACGCCAAGGACCCCACCCGGGTGGAGCGGCTCCTGATGTGGGAGAGCGGCCTTCGCATCGCGCTGGACCATCCGCTGCTGGGAGCGGGGCCGGGCCGGATCAAGCGCGAATATCCCGCCTATGCGAACCCCAAGGCGCAGAAGCAGCGCACGGGGCATCTGCACAACAACCTGCTCCACCTGGCGGCGGAGAGGGGTTTCCCCGCCCTGGCGGCATGGCTGTGGGCTTTCGGGGGCTATTTCTGGCTGGTGGGGCGGTGCCTGCGGGGGCTGGAGGAGGCCCCGCCCGGGCGGCGCTTCCGTACGCTGGCGGGGCTCGCCGCCGCTGCCGGGTTCTTCGCGGCGGGGCTGTTCGAGTACAACTTCGGGGACTCCGAGGTCCTCATGATCGCCTTCTTCGCCATGGCCCTCCCCTTCATGGCGGAGGAGAAGAAGGGGGGCTAGGCGGGGGACCTCGCAACGTCGTTCCTTTGGGGGTCCGAAGGGGCGATGCTTGTCATCGCCCTTTCCGGGCTAAAATCCTGGGCGAACACAAGGTTCGCCCCTACGGGAGAGAGACAGAGAACCCGGGGAGCCCTTCCGGCGCCGCTCTTACCGCAGCTGCAGCACTCCCGTCTCCTTGGCCATGAAGGCCTCGGCGAACGGATCCATCCGGCCGTCCGCCCCCGCCTTCTTGGCGTCCCCTCCCTCGAACGTCAGCTGGAAGGCCTCCGGCGCGAGCTCGAGCGCGGCGCCCTCCAGGCCCGGCCTCAGGATGGTCCGGACGTTGTTCTTCGACGCGATGTGGGAGTAGTTCGAGAACCCCCAGGCGAGAATCCTCTTCGCGTCGTTGAAGCGGCTCTGGGACTGCGGGGAGCCGAACCCGACGCTGATGAGCCGCACCTTCCCCCGCTTGGCCGTGGCCACGAGGCTGAAGCCCGATTCCGGCGTGAAGCCCGTCTTCAGCCCGTCGAGGCCCTCGAACTGGCCCACCAGGCGGTTGGTGTTGCGGAGGTTGAACTTGCCTGGGCGGAAGGGCACCGTCCGGGTCGAGGTCCACTCGAGGACGAAGGGGTATTCCCGGATGAGGCGCCGGGCGAGGAGGGCGGCGTCGCGCGCGCTCATGAGGTTGGAGGGCCTGCCGTTCCGTTCGGGCAGGCCGTTGACGTTCACGAAGCGCGAGTCCGCCATGCCGAGCTGCCTGGCGCGCAGGTTCATCAGCCGGACGAAGGCCGGCTCGCTCGAGGCCACGTGCTCCGCCACCGCGAAGGCGGCGTCGTTCGCCGAGCTGATCATGACGGCCTTGAGCAGATCCCGGAAGGCAAACACCTCTCCCGGCCGCAGGTACACCTGATGGCCCCCCACGCGCGACGCCGCGCGCGAGATTTTCACCCGGTCGCTCATGGCT
Proteins encoded in this window:
- a CDS encoding glycosyltransferase family 4 protein codes for the protein MRQEALRDAPPARGDEARPLSILQIMTCRGWSSDAWAATSLTIGLQEIGHRVMLLCRGVERGRALAARARGEGVREVGFIEASNNFRLDSYLRDLALLRRLAREHGVDAVHVHRGVEHWLAAAAWPGRSGPVLVRSRHIMRPVRGHLFNRWLYARGTDRVVAVSERIRRGYVDGAGFSPARFRTVMGGGDASAFDPEARGERFRQAWGIPPGAWVVGAAGSVRLWLKGQDVLLRAAARMDGDDPPWVVVVGQGEDLGALKGLAEELGIAGRTVFPGFLDSMREAFAACDALAFPSRRSEGTSRVLFDYLSAGRPVAASRVGCVEEIVREGKEGLLVPPGDEAALAGALDRLRRDPGAARAMGASGRRRAEEEFDRRVVARRIVDIYREALRERRGASA
- a CDS encoding O-antigen ligase family protein codes for the protein MAGRRFWEELRGRLEARTPLSRAAFICMIGFVLFSPFSISVAQLFGYAGAVAWLASVNFEPNIFRNRFPLFWPWLVFAFLTLASAATAEGHWKSLWDARKLFQIFLFYFAVNVVRDEWEADRLARALFLSAAAASAWTLAASLAGPLSLARRMSGFFSIYMTLGGYLMVAGTAALAYLFVFGRDRRAWWVYPAAALMGAALLGTLSRNAWIGLAVAVAALALAGRSWKVLAAAAAVAALAWVVAPDSLRSRVLSLADAKDPTRVERLLMWESGLRIALDHPLLGAGPGRIKREYPAYANPKAQKQRTGHLHNNLLHLAAERGFPALAAWLWAFGGYFWLVGRCLRGLEEAPPGRRFRTLAGLAAAAGFFAAGLFEYNFGDSEVLMIAFFAMALPFMAEEKKGG
- a CDS encoding glycosyltransferase family 4 protein, with amino-acid sequence MKIALVRSAVHRHGGVERYVWLLARELAGRGHEVHLIARRCPELPHPSVRFHPVQVRGIFSFQKVLSFARGAQAALAREAFDVVHSCDRIFSCDIYRAGEGVHREWLEVSARHLPPWKRLPRRLDPLHAVLCRIERRLMAEGGARRVTAISKRGAEEIRRHFGLKDVPVIYNGVDPEEFAPPRAGEREAIRRRIGVPGGAWAVLYVGSGFFRKGLRHLIAGFARVEEKDSLLLVSGRGTIGPYRRLAERLGAAERVRFLGMEVPAPQLYRAADAFVFPTLYEPFGNVCLEALACGLPCVLSSMSGGAEIVTDGVDGLALREPTDPEEIARLIRRTREPGLAGAMGRAARALALRFSVGANADATEALYREVAAGKAAPRAEAR
- a CDS encoding D-alanyl-D-alanine carboxypeptidase yields the protein MALALAGVLFLLPLTPLSRAEGASSRSKAPAREPRPTYRSAILIEADSGQILASHNPRLPVIPASIVKMMTAYIAFEHIRAKKAAMSDRVKISRAASRVGGHQVYLRPGEVFAFRDLLKAVMISSANDAAFAVAEHVASSEPAFVRLMNLRARQLGMADSRFVNVNGLPERNGRPSNLMSARDAALLARRLIREYPFVLEWTSTRTVPFRPGKFNLRNTNRLVGQFEGLDGLKTGFTPESGFSLVATAKRGKVRLISVGFGSPQSQSRFNDAKRILAWGFSNYSHIASKNNVRTILRPGLEGAALELAPEAFQLTFEGGDAKKAGADGRMDPFAEAFMAKETGVLQLR
- a CDS encoding glycosyltransferase family 4 protein; its protein translation is MRLLVGAPAYPPGVGGVQTLSARLAGALAGRGHEVSVLARGREPDPHIDAETAPARVRRVGWKPLLWPAFVGRALAERPDAMLLTHRADFLRPALLLRRLAGLPLAVVVHGNEVYGSPRREALVAALGEADAIIAVSRYARERLVAMGLPEGKTHAIPNGVHVEGFDPPGAGETVRERLGLEGRRVILSVGRLARVKGFDGVIRALPRVADRFPDVVYLVAGRGPEEGALRRLARDLGVAERVRFLGEISSGELGRGEHAYYQACDLFAMPGREDRAEGAVEAFGIAYLEAGACAKPVIGGLAGGAREAVAEGESGLLADPDRPEAVAEAVLRLLASPELARRLGENGRRRAEARTWSRVAGEYEAVLQGIALRREPVARPR